One Microbacterium marinum genomic window carries:
- a CDS encoding chorismate mutase, with product MTDPIAQLHSLRSSIDNIDAALVFMLAERFRCTKQVGVLKAEHGMPASDPSREEQQTARLRRLAEEADLDPEFAEKWFNFVVAEVIRHHTAAAEDR from the coding sequence ATGACCGACCCGATCGCCCAGCTGCACAGCCTGCGTTCCAGCATCGACAACATCGATGCGGCGCTCGTCTTCATGCTCGCCGAGCGCTTCCGCTGCACCAAGCAGGTCGGCGTGCTGAAGGCGGAGCACGGGATGCCGGCATCCGACCCCTCGCGTGAGGAGCAGCAGACCGCACGGCTGCGCCGGCTCGCCGAGGAAGCCGACCTCGACCCCGAGTTCGCGGAGAAGTGGTTCAACTTCGTCGTCGCGGAAGTCATCCGCCACCACACCGCGGCGGCCGAAGACCGCTGA
- a CDS encoding thiamine pyrophosphate-binding protein, producing the protein MPTVSAHVAHALAQHIDHVFGVMGNGNAYVLDALERETSATYTAVRHEAGGVVAADAYHRASGRIAAATATYGAGFTNTLTSLAEAAQAHVPLVVIVGDAPTAGPRAWDVDQIALASAVGVRTYTVGRTDAAATTVIAIEHALTYRVPTVLAVPYDVATLDAGPVLPAPEPRLPAALAPSSPFAQGTIREIAAALAGAERPLLLAGRGAWISGAGEALGALADLTGSITATSALGRGVFPNAAFDLGVTGGFGAEGAMDLIRDADVAVVFGASLNQFTMRFGELFAPTTRVFQVDLAPTATHPHVGGYVRGDATLVADAIVAALRSAGSAPTGWRESVDLTPLRAYDPGDGIAPDGRLDPRSVAARIGELLPADRIVVSDGGHFIGWANMYWPVASPDRMMMIGTAFQSIGQGWPSVVGASMADTDATVVLTTGDGGGLMALADLESAVRVAGGRGLAVVWNDAAYGAEVNLYGLKGLAREPMMIPQVDFAALASGVGAEGVAVERIADLERLGTWAATPAAERPFLVLDCRISGDVIAPYQEEIMRVNGVTRPVAAAPGSLD; encoded by the coding sequence ATGCCCACCGTCTCCGCGCACGTCGCGCACGCCCTCGCCCAGCACATCGATCACGTCTTCGGGGTGATGGGCAACGGCAACGCCTACGTCCTCGACGCCCTCGAGCGCGAGACGTCCGCGACCTACACCGCCGTCCGCCACGAGGCGGGTGGCGTCGTCGCCGCCGACGCCTACCACCGCGCGTCCGGCCGGATCGCCGCCGCCACCGCGACCTACGGAGCCGGGTTCACGAACACGCTCACCTCCCTCGCCGAGGCAGCCCAGGCGCACGTGCCGCTCGTCGTGATCGTCGGCGACGCTCCGACCGCCGGCCCCCGCGCGTGGGACGTCGATCAGATCGCGCTCGCCTCGGCGGTCGGGGTCCGCACATACACGGTCGGACGGACCGATGCCGCCGCGACCACCGTCATCGCGATCGAGCACGCCCTCACCTATCGCGTGCCGACCGTCCTCGCCGTGCCGTACGACGTCGCCACCCTCGACGCCGGCCCGGTGCTCCCGGCCCCCGAGCCGCGCCTCCCCGCCGCGCTGGCTCCGAGCAGCCCGTTCGCCCAGGGCACGATCCGCGAGATCGCCGCGGCGCTCGCGGGAGCCGAGCGTCCGCTCCTCCTCGCCGGGCGAGGGGCGTGGATCTCGGGTGCGGGCGAGGCCCTGGGCGCGCTGGCCGACCTGACCGGGTCGATCACCGCGACATCGGCGCTCGGCCGCGGGGTCTTCCCGAACGCCGCGTTCGATCTCGGCGTCACCGGCGGATTCGGGGCGGAGGGGGCGATGGACCTCATCCGCGACGCCGACGTCGCCGTCGTGTTCGGCGCGTCCCTCAACCAGTTCACGATGCGCTTCGGCGAGCTGTTCGCGCCGACGACCCGCGTCTTCCAGGTCGACCTCGCCCCCACCGCGACGCATCCGCACGTCGGCGGGTATGTGCGCGGCGATGCGACGCTCGTCGCCGACGCCATCGTGGCCGCGCTGCGTTCCGCCGGGTCCGCCCCGACCGGCTGGCGGGAGTCCGTCGATCTCACGCCGCTGCGCGCGTACGACCCGGGTGACGGGATCGCCCCCGACGGACGCCTCGACCCACGCTCGGTCGCTGCCCGCATCGGCGAGCTCCTCCCGGCTGACCGCATCGTCGTGTCGGACGGCGGTCACTTCATCGGCTGGGCGAACATGTACTGGCCCGTCGCCTCGCCCGACCGGATGATGATGATCGGCACTGCCTTCCAGTCGATCGGCCAGGGGTGGCCGTCGGTCGTGGGCGCGTCGATGGCCGACACGGATGCCACGGTCGTCCTGACCACCGGTGACGGCGGCGGCTTGATGGCGCTGGCCGACCTCGAGTCGGCGGTCCGGGTTGCCGGGGGGCGGGGGCTCGCCGTCGTGTGGAACGACGCCGCGTACGGTGCCGAGGTGAACCTGTACGGGCTCAAGGGGCTCGCGCGCGAACCGATGATGATCCCCCAGGTCGACTTCGCCGCCCTCGCGAGCGGTGTCGGCGCCGAGGGTGTCGCCGTCGAGCGGATCGCCGACCTCGAACGTCTCGGCACGTGGGCGGCGACACCCGCCGCTGAACGGCCGTTCCTCGTGCTCGACTGCCGCATCTCGGGCGATGTGATCGCGCCGTATCAGGAGGAGATCATGCGGGTGAACGGCGTGACCCGACCGGTCGCCGCGGCGCCCGGCAGCCTCGACTGA
- a CDS encoding HpcH/HpaI aldolase family protein, whose translation MPLHLNDTLREAIAASDRPLAGIWVCSGSPLVAEICAGSGLDWTLIDMEHSPNGLESVLAQLQAVAAYPITPVVRVPINDPVIIKQVLDLGAQNLLVPMVSTAAEAEAAVAAVRYPPRGQRGVGSALGRSARWNRVTDYLTDADRHVSLFVQIETSAGVEAAADIAAVDGVDGVFVGPSDLAASMGLLGQQTHPDVVAAVHRAFDAVITASKPVGVNAFDPDAAQAYLEAGASFVLVGADVALLARGSEALAARWSPAGGSDGPAKSY comes from the coding sequence ATGCCGCTTCACCTGAACGACACGCTGCGCGAGGCGATCGCGGCATCCGATCGTCCGCTGGCGGGTATCTGGGTGTGCTCCGGCTCGCCGCTGGTCGCGGAGATCTGCGCCGGTTCCGGCCTGGACTGGACGCTCATCGACATGGAGCACTCCCCCAACGGTCTGGAGTCGGTGCTCGCGCAGCTGCAGGCCGTCGCGGCCTACCCGATCACCCCGGTGGTGCGGGTGCCGATCAACGATCCCGTGATCATCAAGCAGGTCCTCGACCTCGGCGCGCAGAACCTGCTGGTGCCGATGGTGTCGACGGCCGCGGAAGCGGAAGCAGCCGTCGCCGCCGTGCGGTACCCGCCGCGAGGCCAGCGCGGCGTCGGCTCCGCCCTCGGCCGCTCCGCCCGCTGGAACCGGGTGACGGACTACCTGACCGACGCCGATCGGCACGTCTCGCTGTTCGTGCAGATCGAGACGTCCGCGGGGGTCGAGGCTGCCGCCGACATCGCCGCCGTGGACGGGGTGGACGGGGTGTTCGTCGGCCCGAGCGACCTGGCCGCCTCGATGGGGCTGCTCGGCCAGCAGACGCATCCCGACGTCGTCGCCGCCGTGCACCGCGCATTCGATGCCGTCATCACTGCGAGCAAGCCGGTCGGCGTGAACGCCTTCGATCCGGATGCCGCGCAGGCGTACCTCGAGGCGGGCGCCTCGTTCGTGCTCGTCGGCGCGGATGTGGCGCTCCTGGCTCGCGGGTCCGAAGCGCTCGCGGCACGCTGGTCGCCGGCCGGCGGATCCGATGGCCCGGCGAAGAGCTACTGA
- a CDS encoding ComEA family DNA-binding protein — MTIASRQTQVPGFGWLLGMSAWLVLTLFGPGFAWIGFLAIGLISRRVAALVTGILIVIVSITLGIEVWGPLDDLVNSVAHLAGIVVALALNPGWLRTMWERRSRGQSLRGSDAAGAEQSGARAPRPAGSSRSSRSSRSKRSASRGARERDEKAAESEATRIAADLGAGSSDLLASEAPAEPVDVQTATAEELQDLPGMNRTRARRVVKERTKQNGFSSLEDFGEAAGLQPHEIVRLRAAATCSPRPRGERRFGRRVDL, encoded by the coding sequence ATGACGATCGCCTCGCGGCAGACGCAGGTCCCCGGCTTCGGGTGGCTGCTGGGGATGAGCGCGTGGCTCGTGCTGACCCTGTTCGGCCCGGGCTTCGCGTGGATCGGCTTCCTCGCGATCGGTCTCATCTCGCGTCGGGTGGCCGCCCTCGTCACCGGCATCCTGATCGTCATCGTGTCGATCACCCTCGGGATCGAGGTCTGGGGTCCGCTCGACGATCTCGTGAACTCGGTCGCGCACCTCGCGGGGATCGTGGTCGCACTCGCCCTGAATCCGGGCTGGCTGCGCACGATGTGGGAGCGTCGTAGCCGGGGTCAGAGTCTGCGAGGGTCGGATGCCGCGGGCGCCGAGCAGTCGGGGGCTCGCGCGCCGCGGCCTGCGGGGTCCTCGCGCTCGTCGCGTTCCTCGCGTTCGAAGCGGTCGGCGTCGCGGGGAGCCCGAGAGCGCGACGAGAAGGCCGCCGAATCCGAGGCGACCAGGATCGCGGCTGATCTGGGGGCGGGGTCGTCCGACCTGCTGGCGTCGGAGGCTCCCGCCGAACCGGTCGACGTGCAGACGGCGACGGCTGAAGAGCTGCAGGACCTGCCCGGCATGAACCGCACCCGCGCTCGCCGCGTGGTGAAGGAGCGCACGAAGCAGAACGGCTTCTCGTCGCTCGAGGACTTCGGCGAGGCCGCCGGGCTGCAGCCGCACGAGATCGTCCGGCTCCGTGCCGCGGCGACCTGCTCGCCTCGGCCACGCGGTGAGCGCCGCTTCGGGCGCCGGGTCGACCTCTGA
- a CDS encoding 2-keto-4-pentenoate hydratase → MLPPDVIARIADELAEADRTHGVIPRITARYPDATIEDSYAIQGVWRDKNLAAGRRLVGRKIGLTSKAMQQATGITEPDYGVMFDDTVHRSGAEIETSRFSNVRIEVELAFVLREPLEGPDCTLDDALAAIDYAIPALEVLNSHIELEGRTIVDTISDNAAYGAMVLGEVRKRPDEIDLRWVPGVLSRNGEIEETGVAAGVLGHPATGVAWLANKFAQHGARLEAGEIILAGSFTRPMWVAAGDEVVCDYGPMGTVTCRFT, encoded by the coding sequence ATGCTGCCACCCGACGTCATCGCCCGGATCGCCGACGAGCTGGCCGAGGCCGACCGCACCCACGGCGTGATCCCCCGCATCACGGCGCGGTACCCCGACGCGACGATCGAGGACTCGTACGCCATCCAGGGCGTCTGGCGCGACAAGAACCTCGCCGCCGGCAGGCGCCTCGTCGGGCGGAAGATCGGCCTCACCTCGAAGGCGATGCAGCAGGCCACCGGGATCACCGAACCCGACTACGGCGTCATGTTCGACGACACCGTCCACCGGTCCGGTGCGGAGATCGAGACCTCCCGGTTCTCGAACGTGCGCATCGAGGTGGAGCTCGCCTTCGTGCTGCGCGAACCGCTCGAAGGACCGGACTGCACGCTCGACGACGCGCTGGCCGCGATCGACTACGCGATCCCGGCGCTCGAGGTGCTCAACTCGCACATCGAGCTCGAGGGTCGCACGATCGTCGACACGATCTCCGACAACGCCGCCTACGGCGCGATGGTGCTCGGTGAGGTGCGCAAGCGTCCCGACGAGATCGACCTGCGCTGGGTGCCGGGCGTCCTCTCCCGCAACGGCGAGATCGAAGAGACCGGTGTCGCCGCCGGCGTGCTCGGGCACCCCGCGACCGGAGTAGCGTGGCTCGCCAACAAGTTCGCGCAGCACGGCGCACGACTCGAGGCCGGCGAGATCATCCTCGCCGGGTCGTTCACCCGCCCCATGTGGGTGGCCGCCGGAGACGAGGTCGTCTGCGACTACGGACCGATGGGAACAGTGACATGCCGCTTCACCTGA